The following coding sequences are from one Rutidosis leptorrhynchoides isolate AG116_Rl617_1_P2 chromosome 11, CSIRO_AGI_Rlap_v1, whole genome shotgun sequence window:
- the LOC139874904 gene encoding aspartate--tRNA ligase 1, cytoplasmic-like has translation MTFWLLNFFRQFLLNEDFFLNPRTKINAGASEGGAAVFELDYKGQPACLAQSPQLHKQMVINGGFGGNFSGVFVVGPAFRAEDLYTHRHLCEFTSLDVEMEIKRHYFEVMDLVDRLFVLCFYWSRPQSPRYEPSLPPGQIPFVGSNKLKSPSFLMVDPLGDLNTEIERALRPFPFMTPSWAFPQRHISFLSPPYSTLPPITLP, from the exons ATGACGTTCTGGCTACTTAAT TTTTTTAGGCAGTTTCTGCTGAatgaagatttttttttaaatcctcGCACCAAAATAAATGCAGGCGCTAGTGAAGGTGGTGCAGCGGTTTTCGAATTGGACTACAAGGGTCAACCTGCTTGTTTGGCACAATCGCCCCAGCTTCACAAGCAAATGGTTATTAATGGTGGTTTTGGCGGTAATTTTAGCGGCGTTTTTGTGGTGGGTCCTGCTTTTAGAGCTGAAGACTTATATACACACAGGCATTTGTGCGAGTTCACAAGTCTTGATGTGGAAATGGAGATTAAGAGGCATTATTTCGAG GTAATGGATTTAGTGGACCGTCTTTTTGTTTTATGTTTCTACTGGTCACGTCCACAGTCACCCCGATATGAACCGTCACTGCCACCCGGTCAGATACCATTTGTAGGATCGAATAAGCTCAAGAGTCCCTCTTTTCt GATGGTAGATCCACTTGGGGATCTTAACACAGAAATTGAAAGAGCATTAAGACCATTCCCATTCATGACACCGTCATGGGCATttcctcagcgccacatcagctttctctccccACCTTACTCAacacttcctcccataacactcccATAA